Proteins encoded in a region of the Flavobacterium sp. MDT1-60 genome:
- a CDS encoding DUF6691 family protein, whose translation MNNLENKNTDTEGINGSQLKDSGLSNLKYLLVGIFFGIVFVKAEIIGWFRIQEMFQLQSFFMYGVIGSAVVVGIISVQIIKRFNIKTIQGEKIEIQPKVFSKGQIYGGLMFGFGWAITGACPGPLFAQIGTGVTVIVVTLLSAIAGTWFYGFIKDKLPH comes from the coding sequence ATGAACAATTTAGAAAATAAAAATACAGATACTGAAGGAATCAACGGAAGTCAATTGAAAGATTCGGGATTGTCAAACCTAAAATATCTTTTGGTCGGAATCTTTTTCGGAATTGTATTCGTAAAAGCCGAAATCATCGGCTGGTTCCGCATTCAGGAAATGTTTCAATTGCAGTCTTTCTTTATGTATGGTGTAATTGGAAGTGCCGTTGTGGTTGGCATAATATCAGTTCAGATCATTAAAAGATTTAATATTAAAACCATTCAGGGCGAAAAAATCGAAATTCAGCCAAAGGTTTTCAGCAAAGGACAAATCTATGGCGGATTGATGTTCGGGTTTGGCTGGGCTATTACCGGAGCTTGTCCGGGACCTTTGTTCGCTCAAATCGGAACTGGCGTTACCGTAATTGTAGTTACTTTATTAAGTGCCATTGCAGGAACCTGGTTTTATGGTTTTATTAAAGATAAATTGCCTCATTAA
- a CDS encoding cytochrome ubiquinol oxidase subunit I, translated as MEEMLFYDRMQFAFTITFHYLFPQLTMGLSLIIVYFKWKYLKTQNEQYNHATHFWMKIFALNFAMGVVTGIPMEFQFGTNWAKFSELTGGIIGQTLAMEGMFSFFLESSFLGIFLFGEKILGHKWHFVTGVLIMIGSWASGYLIIATHSWMQNPVGYEILANGKFVLTNFKALFLNPWLWPSYLHNQAASLVTSSFVVAGIGAFYILSQKNVSFGRLFLKTGVIFGLISSIIVAVPTGDLLAKNVVKYQPVTFAGMEGIFHTEKKGSEIVLIGQPDVKDKKLDNKIAVPNILSFLTYGNWDQEIKGLDQFEEDLHPTNISGLYYAYHIMVGLGTVFIGLMVLSLFQLIRGKLFETKWILWSLMFMMPFPYIANTTGWYTAELGRQPWLVYNLMRTAAGASPTVSSGNTLFTLLGFIGLYLLLGMLFLLLIGKIINKGPHHVELSTEKI; from the coding sequence ATGGAAGAAATGCTTTTTTATGACCGAATGCAATTCGCCTTCACTATTACTTTTCACTATCTTTTTCCGCAACTTACAATGGGTCTTTCTTTGATCATTGTTTATTTCAAATGGAAATATCTTAAAACTCAAAACGAACAATACAATCACGCCACGCATTTCTGGATGAAAATTTTCGCCCTGAATTTTGCAATGGGCGTTGTAACCGGAATCCCGATGGAGTTTCAATTCGGAACCAATTGGGCTAAATTTTCTGAATTGACCGGTGGTATTATCGGCCAGACCTTAGCGATGGAAGGGATGTTCTCGTTTTTCTTAGAATCCTCATTTCTTGGTATATTTTTATTTGGAGAAAAAATCCTCGGACATAAATGGCATTTTGTAACCGGAGTGCTGATTATGATTGGTTCCTGGGCCAGCGGTTACTTGATTATTGCTACACATTCGTGGATGCAAAATCCGGTGGGATATGAAATTTTGGCAAATGGTAAATTTGTACTGACGAATTTTAAAGCGTTGTTTCTAAATCCGTGGCTTTGGCCTTCTTATTTGCACAATCAGGCCGCTTCTTTGGTTACGAGTTCTTTTGTCGTAGCGGGAATTGGCGCTTTTTATATTTTGAGTCAGAAGAATGTTTCTTTTGGTAGATTATTTCTTAAAACGGGCGTTATTTTCGGATTGATTTCGAGTATAATTGTGGCCGTTCCAACGGGAGATTTATTGGCGAAAAATGTCGTAAAATACCAACCCGTGACTTTTGCCGGAATGGAAGGAATTTTCCATACGGAGAAAAAGGGTTCCGAAATTGTTTTAATTGGTCAGCCCGATGTAAAAGACAAAAAGCTGGACAATAAAATCGCCGTCCCTAATATTTTGAGTTTCCTTACCTATGGAAATTGGGATCAGGAAATTAAAGGTTTGGATCAGTTTGAAGAAGATTTACATCCAACCAATATCTCAGGATTGTATTATGCCTATCATATTATGGTAGGACTCGGAACTGTATTTATTGGTTTGATGGTACTTTCTCTTTTTCAATTAATCAGAGGAAAATTATTCGAGACCAAATGGATTTTGTGGTCGCTTATGTTCATGATGCCGTTTCCGTATATCGCCAATACTACAGGTTGGTATACCGCCGAATTAGGCCGACAACCATGGCTCGTTTATAATTTAATGCGAACGGCAGCCGGCGCATCGCCAACAGTTTCGTCCGGGAATACCTTATTTACTTTGCTAGGTTTTATAGGATTGTATCTTTTACTCGGAATGCTGTTTTTGCTTTTGATTGGGAAAATTATCAATAAAGGACCTCATCATGTGGAACTTTCAACAGAAAAAATATAA
- a CDS encoding rhodanese-like domain-containing protein, with the protein MNLSQEDWVNQLAADENAVILDVRTEDEFNDGYIENAVNIDINKGQGFIYEIEELDKNKNYYVYCRSGARSAKACQIMNELGINNAYNLLGGILDWEGETVNP; encoded by the coding sequence ATGAATTTATCACAAGAAGATTGGGTTAATCAGCTTGCTGCTGACGAGAATGCAGTTATACTGGACGTAAGAACTGAGGACGAATTTAATGACGGTTACATCGAGAATGCCGTAAACATTGACATTAATAAAGGTCAGGGTTTTATTTATGAAATCGAAGAGTTAGATAAAAATAAAAATTATTATGTGTATTGCCGTTCTGGAGCGAGAAGTGCCAAAGCATGCCAGATTATGAATGAATTAGGTATAAATAATGCCTATAATCTGCTTGGTGGAATTCTGGACTGGGAAGGGGAAACCGTAAATCCATAA
- a CDS encoding sulfite exporter TauE/SafE family protein translates to MEYLGYFASIIIGISLGLIGGGGSILTIPILVYLFKVNPEQATSYSLFIVGLTAMFGSYSHYKMGNLKLKSALYFAIPSVISILIIREVIFPQIASTLFSIASYSVSKDFLIMIIFSVLMITAAISMIRKNQPEIKGAETNYIQLSFIGFIVGIITGFLGAGGGFLIIPALLFFAKLPMKQAVGTSLLIISINSTIGFAGDLYIGTPINYAFLLGVSAMALLGMVLGSQLSKKIDGTKLKPIFGWFVLVMGFYIITKEVLF, encoded by the coding sequence ATGGAATATCTGGGTTATTTTGCTTCGATCATTATAGGGATTTCGCTGGGCTTAATTGGCGGTGGCGGATCGATCCTGACCATTCCAATTTTAGTGTATTTGTTTAAAGTAAATCCGGAGCAAGCAACCTCTTATTCTTTATTTATTGTTGGACTGACTGCTATGTTTGGTAGTTACAGCCATTATAAAATGGGAAATCTTAAACTTAAATCGGCATTGTATTTTGCAATTCCTTCTGTGATTTCGATTCTGATTATACGGGAAGTTATTTTTCCACAGATTGCTTCTACCCTTTTTTCAATTGCTTCTTATTCCGTTTCTAAAGATTTTCTGATTATGATTATCTTTTCAGTATTGATGATTACAGCGGCGATTTCAATGATTCGAAAAAATCAACCTGAAATAAAAGGTGCCGAAACGAATTATATTCAACTCAGCTTTATAGGTTTCATTGTCGGAATCATAACCGGATTTCTTGGCGCTGGTGGCGGATTTTTAATTATTCCTGCTTTATTGTTTTTCGCCAAATTACCCATGAAACAAGCTGTTGGAACTTCGTTATTAATTATCAGTATTAATTCTACAATAGGTTTTGCAGGCGATTTATACATCGGAACCCCTATCAATTATGCTTTTTTATTAGGCGTTTCTGCAATGGCGCTTCTCGGAATGGTATTAGGAAGCCAGCTTTCTAAAAAAATCGACGGAACTAAACTGAAACCTATTTTTGGATGGTTTGTTTTGGTAATGGGGTTTTATATTATTACTAAGGAGGTTTTGTTTTAG
- a CDS encoding NAD(P)H-dependent oxidoreductase — translation MSTLLENLNWRYATKKFDATKKISASDLNTLKEAVRLSASSYGLQPYKVVIVENPEIREQLKAAAYGQTQITDASQLFIFANDLNLGAVSVDNYINNISETRGVPADALAGFSDMMKGTIANLSDDAKNIWTAKQTYIALGTLLSAASELKIDATPMEGFNAAAFNEILGFDKLGLNATVIATVGYRHDEDDAQHYKKVRKSNEELFITI, via the coding sequence ATGAGTACACTATTAGAAAATCTAAATTGGAGATACGCAACCAAAAAATTTGATGCAACTAAAAAAATCTCTGCTTCAGATTTAAATACATTAAAAGAAGCTGTTAGACTAAGCGCTTCTTCATACGGATTACAGCCTTACAAAGTTGTTATTGTTGAAAATCCTGAGATTAGGGAACAATTAAAAGCAGCTGCTTATGGGCAAACTCAAATTACAGATGCCTCTCAATTGTTCATTTTTGCGAACGATTTAAATCTTGGCGCGGTTTCTGTAGACAACTACATCAATAATATCAGCGAGACAAGAGGTGTTCCTGCAGATGCTCTGGCTGGATTTAGCGATATGATGAAAGGTACAATTGCCAATTTATCTGATGATGCTAAAAACATATGGACTGCGAAACAAACTTATATTGCTTTAGGAACCTTATTAAGTGCTGCATCTGAATTGAAAATCGATGCAACTCCAATGGAAGGATTTAATGCTGCAGCATTTAATGAAATCTTAGGTTTCGACAAATTAGGTTTAAATGCTACAGTTATTGCAACTGTGGGTTACAGACATGATGAGGACGACGCTCAACATTACAAAAAAGTTAGAAAATCAAACGAAGAATTATTTATCACTATATAA
- a CDS encoding YeeE/YedE family protein produces MLEIIKEPWPWYVAGPLIGLTVPVLLIIGNKSFGISSSLRHICAACIPANISFFKYDWKKESWNLFFVFGIFLGGIIAAYFLANPNPVEITPQLSEQLASYGITDHSGLLPKELFSWESLFTLRGFIMIVVGGFLVGFGTRYAGGCTSGHAIMGISNLQWPSLVATICFMIGGFIMANLILPYILSL; encoded by the coding sequence ATACTAGAAATTATAAAAGAACCTTGGCCTTGGTACGTTGCAGGCCCTTTAATTGGATTGACTGTTCCTGTTTTATTGATTATCGGAAATAAATCTTTCGGGATTAGTTCTTCACTTCGCCATATTTGTGCGGCTTGTATTCCGGCAAATATTTCGTTTTTTAAATACGACTGGAAAAAAGAAAGCTGGAATTTATTTTTCGTTTTCGGAATATTTCTTGGTGGAATCATTGCTGCTTACTTTTTAGCCAATCCAAATCCGGTTGAAATTACACCGCAGCTTTCTGAGCAATTAGCTTCTTACGGCATTACGGATCATTCTGGTTTATTGCCAAAAGAACTTTTTTCGTGGGAAAGTCTATTCACACTTCGTGGTTTTATCATGATTGTCGTTGGCGGATTTTTAGTAGGATTCGGAACGCGTTATGCTGGCGGATGCACAAGCGGACATGCGATCATGGGAATTTCAAATTTACAATGGCCTTCGTTAGTAGCAACAATCTGTTTTATGATCGGCGGTTTTATTATGGCAAATCTGATTCTGCCTTATATTCTTTCACTTTAA
- a CDS encoding YceI family protein, producing the protein MKNFKTIAIALFVAVASISVNAQTKKIDVSSSTIKWVGKKVTGEHSGTVNFKDGSIIFKGKKLTGGSFVVDMTSLTATDLTGEYQGKLNGHLKADDFFGTDKYPTAKLVFKKIGTTKTANVYAVTADLTIKGITKPVTFDLTVNPNSATTAFKVDRTKYGIKYNSGNFFENLGDKTINDDFELTVALKF; encoded by the coding sequence ATGAAAAATTTTAAAACAATTGCAATAGCATTATTCGTAGCAGTAGCTAGCATTTCAGTAAATGCACAAACTAAAAAAATCGACGTATCGTCAAGTACTATCAAATGGGTAGGTAAAAAAGTAACCGGAGAACACTCAGGAACTGTAAACTTTAAAGATGGTTCTATCATTTTCAAAGGAAAAAAATTAACTGGCGGAAGTTTTGTAGTAGATATGACTTCATTGACTGCTACTGATTTAACTGGTGAATACCAAGGAAAATTAAACGGTCACTTAAAAGCTGATGATTTCTTTGGAACTGACAAATATCCAACTGCTAAATTAGTTTTCAAAAAAATAGGAACTACTAAAACAGCTAATGTTTATGCAGTTACTGCAGATTTAACTATCAAAGGAATCACTAAACCGGTAACTTTTGACTTAACTGTAAACCCAAACAGTGCTACAACTGCATTCAAAGTTGACAGAACTAAATATGGTATTAAATACAACTCTGGTAACTTCTTCGAAAACTTAGGAGACAAAACTATCAATGATGATTTCGAATTGACTGTAGCGTTAAAATTCTAA
- a CDS encoding MarR family winged helix-turn-helix transcriptional regulator: MTIEEVIKSTVKMDNAKKVILNIMYTQNVIQDHFSELMKPYDLSGEQYNVLRILRGQKGNPANMCIIQERMLAKTSNTTRLVDKLLLKDYVTRNVCPGNRRKIEVAITQKGLDVLKELDPKVDEHERLFAKNISPEELELLNQLLEKYRTQQN, encoded by the coding sequence ATGACAATTGAAGAGGTTATAAAAAGTACAGTTAAGATGGATAATGCGAAAAAAGTTATTCTGAATATCATGTACACGCAAAACGTAATTCAGGATCATTTCAGCGAGTTGATGAAACCGTATGATTTATCCGGAGAACAATATAATGTGTTACGTATATTAAGAGGGCAAAAAGGAAATCCTGCTAATATGTGTATCATACAGGAACGTATGTTGGCCAAAACCAGTAATACAACCCGATTAGTTGACAAACTATTATTGAAAGATTATGTAACGAGAAATGTTTGTCCAGGCAATCGAAGAAAAATTGAAGTTGCAATAACCCAAAAAGGGTTAGATGTATTAAAAGAATTAGATCCGAAAGTAGATGAGCACGAGCGTTTATTTGCTAAGAATATAAGCCCGGAAGAATTAGAATTATTAAATCAGTTATTAGAAAAATACCGAACCCAACAAAATTAA
- a CDS encoding HD family hydrolase → MNTTDLLDQIAFIKEIDKVKYIQRKTKLFNSDRNENDAEHSWHLALMAIVLAEHSNEPIDVLKVVKMVLIHDIVEIDAGDVFLYDTQKDHLNTDEERLAADRIFGLLPKKQADELIAIWEEFEAGETSEAKFAKSMDRLEPLLQNTSNNGGTWKEFGVPYNKVYEKKSVIKEGSKTLWNYAEGLINESVEKGILKK, encoded by the coding sequence ATGAATACAACAGACTTATTAGATCAAATTGCTTTTATAAAAGAGATTGATAAAGTAAAATATATTCAGCGAAAAACGAAGCTCTTTAACAGCGACCGAAATGAAAATGACGCAGAACACAGCTGGCATTTGGCTTTAATGGCAATTGTTCTGGCAGAACATTCTAACGAGCCAATTGATGTTTTGAAAGTTGTAAAAATGGTGCTGATCCATGATATTGTAGAAATTGATGCCGGAGATGTTTTTTTATACGATACACAAAAGGATCATTTAAATACCGATGAAGAACGATTGGCCGCTGATCGCATTTTTGGATTACTTCCAAAAAAACAAGCAGATGAATTAATTGCCATTTGGGAGGAATTTGAAGCCGGGGAAACCAGCGAAGCAAAATTTGCAAAATCAATGGACAGACTAGAACCTTTATTGCAAAATACATCTAACAATGGCGGAACCTGGAAGGAATTTGGCGTGCCTTATAATAAGGTTTACGAAAAAAAGAGCGTCATAAAAGAAGGCTCAAAAACGTTATGGAATTACGCAGAAGGTTTGATTAATGAAAGCGTAGAAAAAGGTATTTTGAAGAAATGA
- a CDS encoding rhodanese-like domain-containing protein, whose translation MKIEQIYTGCLAQGAYYITSNGEAAIIDPLREIQPYLDRLERDAVKLKYIFETHFHADFVSGHIDLSKETEAPIVYGPNAACEFDCISAKDGQEFKIGKITIKALHTPGHTMESTTYLLIDENGKDHAIFSGDTLFIGDVGRPDLAQKAAGMTQDQLAGILFHSLRDKIMTLADDVVVYPAHGAGSACGKNMSKETVSTIGNQKETNYALRADMTEAEFITEVTDGLLPPPAYFSMNVAMNKGGYESFESVLHNGMKAIKVEDFEAVAEETGALILDTRKSGDFYKGFIPQSINIGINGDFAPWVGTLIANVKQPIILVTENGLEEETVTRLSRVGFDSIIGHLKGGFEAWEKAGFEVDSVNRISAEQFASQFKIEVDKVVDVRKETEYEAEHIEDAYSKPLAYINDWVKDINPNEHFYLHCAGGYRSMIAASILQARGFRNFTEIDGGFGAIAKTDIPKSDFVCQSKVLKA comes from the coding sequence ATGAAAATTGAACAAATTTACACCGGATGCCTCGCACAAGGTGCTTATTATATTACTTCAAACGGAGAAGCCGCGATAATTGACCCGCTTAGGGAAATTCAGCCTTATCTGGATCGTTTAGAACGCGATGCCGTTAAGCTGAAATATATTTTTGAAACGCATTTCCACGCTGATTTTGTTTCGGGTCATATTGACTTAAGCAAAGAAACCGAAGCACCAATTGTTTACGGACCAAATGCAGCCTGTGAATTCGACTGCATTTCTGCGAAAGACGGACAAGAGTTTAAAATCGGGAAAATTACCATAAAAGCGTTGCATACTCCAGGACATACCATGGAAAGCACGACTTATTTATTGATTGACGAAAACGGAAAAGATCACGCTATTTTTTCCGGAGATACTTTATTTATTGGCGATGTTGGTCGTCCGGATTTAGCTCAAAAAGCTGCCGGAATGACACAGGATCAATTGGCTGGAATTTTATTTCATTCCTTAAGAGATAAAATTATGACTTTGGCCGATGACGTAGTTGTTTATCCGGCGCACGGTGCAGGAAGCGCCTGCGGGAAAAACATGAGTAAAGAAACCGTTTCAACTATAGGAAATCAAAAAGAAACCAATTATGCTTTGCGTGCCGATATGACGGAAGCTGAATTTATTACCGAAGTTACCGACGGATTATTGCCTCCTCCTGCTTATTTCAGTATGAACGTAGCCATGAATAAAGGCGGTTATGAAAGCTTCGAATCGGTTTTGCATAACGGAATGAAAGCGATAAAAGTCGAAGATTTTGAGGCTGTCGCCGAAGAAACCGGAGCCTTGATTTTAGATACACGAAAAAGCGGTGATTTCTATAAAGGATTTATTCCGCAATCTATTAATATCGGTATCAACGGAGATTTTGCACCGTGGGTTGGAACTTTAATTGCCAATGTAAAACAACCTATTATATTAGTAACCGAAAATGGTTTGGAAGAAGAAACCGTAACACGTTTAAGCCGTGTAGGTTTTGATTCTATTATCGGACATTTAAAAGGTGGTTTTGAAGCCTGGGAAAAAGCCGGTTTTGAAGTCGATAGCGTTAACCGAATTTCGGCAGAACAATTTGCTTCACAATTTAAAATAGAGGTAGATAAAGTTGTTGACGTTCGTAAAGAAACGGAATATGAAGCAGAACATATCGAAGATGCCTACAGTAAACCTTTAGCGTATATTAATGACTGGGTAAAAGACATTAATCCAAACGAGCATTTTTACCTGCATTGTGCCGGTGGTTACAGAAGTATGATTGCTGCATCCATTTTACAAGCGCGTGGTTTCAGAAATTTTACCGAAATTGACGGTGGTTTTGGAGCAATTGCAAAAACAGATATTCCCAAATCAGATTTCGTTTGTCAAAGCAAGGTTTTGAAAGCATAA
- a CDS encoding GNAT family N-acetyltransferase encodes MNTTAALLLRKANLSEVPQIWEIIQDAIEQRRLEGSKQWQDGYPNELSIENDINNGFGYVLTESETILCYAAIIFDIEPAYEEIEGKWLTDGDYVVVHRVAVSKLAKGKGIATKLFQKIEDLAVQQNTYSIKVDTNFDNIPMLKILDKLNYTYCGEVYFRGGARKAYEKQLS; translated from the coding sequence ATGAATACTACAGCAGCCTTATTATTACGAAAAGCAAATCTTTCAGAAGTACCTCAAATTTGGGAAATTATACAAGATGCTATTGAACAAAGACGATTAGAAGGAAGTAAACAATGGCAGGACGGTTATCCTAACGAACTTTCAATTGAAAATGATATAAATAATGGTTTTGGATATGTACTTACAGAAAGCGAAACCATTTTATGTTACGCTGCCATTATTTTCGATATAGAACCGGCTTACGAAGAAATCGAAGGCAAATGGCTTACTGATGGCGATTATGTTGTGGTACATCGTGTAGCCGTTTCAAAATTGGCAAAAGGAAAAGGTATTGCTACCAAACTTTTCCAAAAAATAGAGGATTTAGCTGTCCAACAGAATACCTACAGTATTAAAGTAGATACCAATTTTGACAATATTCCGATGCTTAAAATCTTAGACAAACTAAACTATACTTATTGTGGTGAAGTTTATTTTAGAGGCGGAGCACGAAAAGCTTATGAGAAACAATTATCATAA
- the cydB gene encoding cytochrome d ubiquinol oxidase subunit II produces MEFFWYVVLMGILAVYIVLDGYDFGAGIIHLFLAKDEQQKKAITNSIGPFWDANEVWIIAAGGVLFFAFPTLYASSFSGFYLPLIMILWLLIFRAIGLEMRGQVHHHMWEAIWDKAFGIASLLLALFFGIALGNIVRGVNLGMVQNGVSTQEPHFFFLPLWNPTFSPQANELGIIDWFTLFLGIVSVVALTIHGANWIIFKTNSSLNTQLKNVVFKLNIVLLILVIISLQIWHFIEPQPFHNFVENPILWFFPIMTFVGIIGLFKVRSYKKDGHGFLFSTLFLVGGFASTAVSIFPNVLPSTNNVNPSLTIYNTAAGEYGLNAGLSWFFIALFLVIVYFVIQYRVFSGKMDDIGYGEH; encoded by the coding sequence ATGGAATTTTTTTGGTACGTAGTTTTAATGGGAATTCTGGCTGTTTATATTGTTTTAGACGGTTATGATTTTGGAGCAGGAATTATTCATTTGTTTTTGGCTAAAGATGAACAGCAAAAAAAAGCCATTACCAATTCAATTGGCCCGTTTTGGGATGCCAACGAAGTTTGGATTATTGCTGCCGGTGGTGTTTTGTTTTTTGCTTTTCCTACTTTATATGCTTCCTCTTTCAGCGGCTTTTATTTGCCTTTGATTATGATTTTATGGCTGTTGATTTTCCGCGCCATCGGATTAGAAATGCGTGGTCAAGTGCATCACCACATGTGGGAAGCCATTTGGGATAAAGCTTTCGGAATCGCGAGTTTGCTTTTGGCTTTGTTCTTCGGAATTGCTTTGGGAAATATCGTTCGTGGTGTTAATCTCGGAATGGTGCAAAATGGTGTTTCAACGCAGGAACCGCATTTTTTCTTTTTGCCTTTATGGAATCCAACTTTCAGCCCGCAGGCAAACGAATTGGGAATTATAGATTGGTTTACGCTTTTCCTCGGAATTGTAAGTGTTGTGGCTTTAACCATTCACGGCGCGAACTGGATTATTTTTAAAACGAATTCGTCTTTGAATACGCAGCTTAAAAATGTCGTTTTTAAACTGAATATTGTCTTGCTGATTTTAGTTATTATTTCCCTTCAAATCTGGCACTTTATCGAACCTCAGCCGTTTCATAATTTTGTTGAAAATCCAATCTTGTGGTTTTTTCCAATCATGACTTTTGTTGGGATTATAGGATTATTTAAAGTGCGTTCGTATAAAAAAGATGGTCACGGATTTCTGTTCTCCACTTTATTTTTGGTAGGAGGATTTGCCTCAACAGCGGTTTCAATTTTTCCGAATGTTTTGCCTTCGACGAATAATGTAAATCCATCCTTGACGATTTATAATACTGCTGCCGGAGAATATGGTTTAAATGCTGGACTGAGCTGGTTTTTTATCGCTTTGTTTTTAGTAATTGTTTATTTTGTTATTCAGTATCGTGTTTTTAGCGGGAAGATGGATGATATTGGGTATGGGGAGCATTAA
- a CDS encoding Crp/Fnr family transcriptional regulator: protein MQYSLKDIFPNFSSELLSTIEENGSAQDFEAGTILMRTGQYIKNTVLITKGKIKIYREGEDGGEFLMYYLQPGQACAISMICTAKSEKSQIMAKVVEDVSVMMIPLQMMDKWMMEHRSWYEFVIETYRSRFEEVLEVVDNIAFRSMDERLEFYLKRHSDACGCSEVKLSHQEIATELNTSREVVSRLLKKMEQRGLVKLNRNQIELLNTNFTN from the coding sequence ATGCAATACTCCTTAAAAGATATATTTCCGAATTTCTCCAGCGAGCTCCTTTCGACTATCGAAGAAAACGGTAGCGCACAGGATTTTGAAGCCGGAACTATTTTAATGCGAACCGGACAATACATCAAAAATACCGTTTTAATTACCAAAGGAAAAATCAAAATTTATCGTGAAGGCGAAGATGGCGGCGAGTTTTTAATGTATTATTTACAACCTGGACAAGCCTGTGCCATTTCGATGATCTGCACCGCTAAAAGCGAAAAAAGCCAAATCATGGCCAAAGTGGTCGAAGATGTTTCGGTTATGATGATTCCACTTCAAATGATGGACAAATGGATGATGGAGCACCGTTCCTGGTACGAATTTGTAATCGAAACGTATCGAAGCCGTTTTGAAGAAGTTCTGGAAGTAGTTGATAATATTGCCTTCCGCTCGATGGATGAACGTTTGGAGTTCTACCTTAAAAGACATTCCGATGCCTGTGGTTGTTCTGAAGTTAAATTATCGCATCAGGAAATCGCAACCGAATTGAACACTTCCAGAGAAGTCGTTTCCAGATTACTCAAAAAAATGGAACAAAGAGGTTTGGTCAAACTCAACCGAAACCAGATTGAATTATTAAACACGAATTTCACGAATTAG